From a region of the Leptospira kmetyi serovar Malaysia str. Bejo-Iso9 genome:
- a CDS encoding HAMP domain-containing sensor histidine kinase has product MRRSLFSKLLLSNWLLLLVLLVAAGAVLFVEKFVHPDFKILLFSFYVLFAMFGTFYMSYSIAKRVAEPLDRIEKKTSDINAGDFGSELALSDIRELADLASSINLMSSRLKNQFVDLTIEKEKFDSVLQNLKEGVFAIDPENASILFQNKSIPGSLIEPNSRSRKVTDATRDPRLLEFVSSHLKGSGDSKMELDLGHNFYTIKMYPLKTNGKTLMYIGVIRNITEEKQSHIIREQFVQNASHELKTPITSIKGYTETLLDRLRLSPESHEKRFLDAISRNTDRMVRIVEDMLTITRIENQTKIAGDEEFSLKSLVENLSYTVEGVVSSKGQKFAVEMPEPLMIAADWVLLEHMLLNLISNASSYSPEGKTITLKILPVKTDQVQFQVIDQGIGIQDEDKSRIFERFFRVDKNRSRKEGGTGLGLSIVKHIVRLHHGSVKVYDNPEGGTIFAVTIPIRYQADAS; this is encoded by the coding sequence ATGAGGCGTAGCTTATTTTCAAAACTTCTTCTTAGCAACTGGTTACTTTTGCTAGTTCTCCTCGTGGCCGCAGGCGCGGTTCTTTTTGTGGAGAAGTTTGTTCATCCCGACTTCAAAATTCTTCTGTTTTCGTTTTACGTTCTTTTTGCGATGTTCGGGACGTTCTATATGTCCTACTCGATCGCAAAAAGAGTGGCCGAGCCCCTTGATCGAATCGAAAAGAAAACGAGCGATATCAATGCGGGTGACTTCGGTTCCGAACTCGCGTTATCCGATATTCGAGAACTCGCCGATCTCGCCTCTTCGATCAACTTGATGTCCTCAAGACTCAAGAATCAATTCGTGGATCTCACGATCGAAAAGGAAAAGTTCGATTCGGTTTTGCAGAACTTAAAGGAAGGAGTTTTTGCGATCGATCCCGAAAACGCCTCCATTCTTTTTCAGAATAAAAGTATTCCGGGTTCTTTGATCGAACCGAACTCAAGATCGAGAAAGGTGACCGACGCAACGAGAGATCCGAGACTTTTGGAATTCGTATCGAGTCATCTCAAAGGTTCCGGCGATTCCAAAATGGAATTGGATCTCGGGCATAATTTTTACACGATCAAGATGTATCCGTTGAAGACGAACGGCAAAACGTTGATGTATATCGGGGTGATTCGAAACATCACCGAAGAAAAACAATCTCATATCATCCGAGAACAATTCGTTCAAAACGCTTCTCACGAACTCAAAACTCCAATCACGTCCATCAAGGGATATACGGAAACGTTACTCGATCGTCTTCGTCTTTCTCCCGAAAGTCATGAAAAAAGATTTTTGGACGCGATTTCGAGAAATACGGATCGTATGGTTCGTATCGTCGAAGACATGTTAACGATCACCCGAATCGAAAACCAAACAAAGATCGCGGGCGACGAAGAATTCTCCCTCAAATCTCTTGTGGAGAATTTAAGTTACACCGTGGAAGGAGTCGTGTCTTCCAAGGGTCAGAAGTTCGCCGTGGAGATGCCGGAACCTTTGATGATTGCGGCAGATTGGGTTCTTTTGGAACACATGCTTCTCAACTTGATCTCGAACGCTTCCTCTTATTCACCCGAAGGAAAAACGATCACTCTGAAAATTCTTCCCGTAAAAACGGATCAGGTTCAGTTCCAAGTGATCGATCAGGGAATCGGAATTCAAGACGAGGACAAAAGCAGAATTTTCGAAAGATTTTTCCGAGTCGATAAGAATCGTTCCCGCAAAGAAGGCGGAACCGGTTTGGGACTTTCCATCGTAAAACATATCGTACGTTTGCATCACGGTTCCGTAAAGGTTTACGACAATCCCGAAGGCGGAACCATTTTCGCGGTCACCATTCCCATCCGTTATCAAGCCGACGCGTCCTGA
- a CDS encoding response regulator yields the protein MKNQSGNPGQKVLVVDDEEDIAELIRFHLEENGYQVDTCQNGLEVLPKLEKNTPDLVILDLMLPGIGGMDLCKKIKEKYSMPIIMVTAKSGETEAVLGLELGADDYVRKPFSTRELIARVRSVLRRTKEGEEEEQFEGNITIGSIFLNLKAHKAFINNSEVDLTLIEYKILNLFMTNPGVAFTRDKLLDRVWGKDIYVTDRAVDVNIKRLRDKLGEEKERLETIRGIGYRFNEA from the coding sequence ATGAAAAACCAATCAGGGAACCCAGGGCAAAAAGTCCTCGTCGTTGACGACGAGGAAGACATAGCCGAGCTGATCCGATTCCACCTCGAAGAAAACGGCTACCAAGTCGACACTTGCCAAAACGGATTGGAAGTACTTCCGAAACTCGAAAAGAATACTCCGGACCTCGTCATTTTAGATCTTATGCTTCCGGGAATCGGCGGTATGGATCTTTGCAAAAAGATCAAAGAAAAATATTCCATGCCGATCATTATGGTTACCGCAAAATCCGGAGAAACCGAAGCGGTTCTCGGACTCGAGCTCGGCGCGGACGATTACGTTCGTAAACCCTTCAGCACGAGAGAGTTGATCGCGAGAGTTCGTTCCGTTTTGAGAAGAACGAAGGAAGGCGAAGAAGAGGAACAATTCGAAGGAAATATCACCATCGGAAGCATCTTTCTCAACTTGAAAGCGCATAAGGCATTTATAAACAACTCCGAAGTCGATTTAACGTTGATCGAATATAAAATCCTGAATCTTTTCATGACAAACCCCGGCGTGGCTTTTACTCGGGACAAGTTATTGGATCGGGTTTGGGGAAAAGATATTTACGTAACCGACAGAGCTGTCGACGTAAATATTAAGAGATTACGCGATAAACTCGGAGAAGAAAAGGAAAGACTCGAGACTATACGCGGAATCGGCTATAGATTCAATGAGGCGTAG
- a CDS encoding RNA polymerase sigma factor — MRENFPIVCNPEDWDCIQKVLHGDFNSFEQLMNRYQGLVYSQAIKAFRNETEAEDFTQDIFLKAFESLSTFQGRSQFSTWLFVIARNEIIRRYRKEHPEVAGLDALLLAENGIEKKSEISSEQETKLLKQESYEKIRKLVESLPELYRKPIALHYFENMSYKEISKKLNLKMNTLKSYIFRGKEIMRDWLNKEENEKQE; from the coding sequence ATGAGGGAAAACTTTCCCATTGTATGCAACCCGGAGGACTGGGACTGCATTCAAAAAGTTTTACACGGGGATTTCAATTCCTTCGAACAATTGATGAACCGTTATCAGGGATTGGTTTACTCTCAGGCGATCAAAGCCTTTCGTAACGAAACCGAAGCCGAAGACTTCACCCAGGACATTTTCCTAAAAGCCTTCGAAAGTTTATCCACGTTTCAAGGAAGATCCCAATTCTCCACTTGGTTGTTCGTCATCGCAAGAAACGAAATCATCCGAAGATATCGAAAGGAACACCCCGAAGTCGCCGGACTCGATGCGCTTCTTCTCGCCGAAAACGGAATAGAAAAGAAATCGGAAATCTCCTCCGAACAGGAAACCAAACTCTTAAAACAGGAAAGTTACGAGAAGATCCGAAAGCTCGTAGAAAGCCTGCCCGAACTCTATCGAAAGCCCATCGCTCTCCACTATTTTGAGAATATGTCCTATAAAGAAATTTCGAAAAAATTAAACTTGAAAATGAACACTTTGAAGAGTTATATTTTCAGGGGTAAGGAAATCATGAGAGATTGGTTAAATAAGGAAGAGAATGAAAAACAAGAATGA
- a CDS encoding LIMLP_16695 family PerRB-regulated protein, with protein MKIIKNLFQTEIRNSFLKESFQEEEWYQSLINRPGIEERIPYFKTKAENKKATAIVR; from the coding sequence ATGAAGATCATCAAGAACTTGTTTCAAACAGAAATACGCAATTCATTCTTAAAAGAAAGTTTTCAAGAAGAAGAATGGTATCAATCCTTGATCAACCGTCCCGGCATCGAAGAAAGAATTCCTTACTTCAAGACCAAAGCGGAAAATAAAAAAGCAACTGCCATTGTAAGATGA
- a CDS encoding NUDIX hydrolase produces MRFDFQSLKDRLAVPQETFTGIPAPPLGEEKSRASSVILPIYEKPDNEQGIILQKRNSNLKAHPGQISFPGGAHSKTDKNLLDTALREWEEEMGESSSVLDVLGEYHGLFTHTGFHISPFIARYNGTFSFNTNPEEVERSIILDLKRLETAPFYSIRIRRSGAREIEIYYFDLEEGLLWGATGRIIVNFLREYAGFEREATKVEPNLGTPPFFDPIRKFSKKN; encoded by the coding sequence ATGAGATTTGATTTTCAATCGCTCAAAGATCGGCTTGCAGTTCCTCAGGAAACTTTTACGGGAATTCCCGCTCCTCCGTTGGGCGAGGAAAAATCCAGAGCTTCTTCGGTAATTCTTCCCATCTACGAAAAACCGGACAACGAGCAAGGAATCATTCTTCAAAAAAGGAATTCCAATTTAAAAGCACACCCCGGACAAATTTCGTTTCCCGGCGGCGCACATTCCAAAACGGATAAGAATCTTTTGGATACGGCCTTGCGGGAATGGGAAGAGGAAATGGGAGAATCCAGTTCCGTTCTCGACGTTTTGGGAGAATACCACGGACTCTTTACGCATACCGGATTTCATATTTCACCGTTCATCGCTCGTTACAACGGAACGTTTTCGTTCAACACGAATCCGGAAGAAGTAGAACGTTCTATCATACTCGATCTCAAACGATTGGAAACTGCGCCGTTTTATTCGATTCGAATCCGAAGATCCGGCGCGAGAGAAATCGAAATTTATTATTTCGATCTGGAAGAAGGATTACTCTGGGGAGCCACGGGAAGAATTATCGTAAACTTTTTACGCGAATATGCGGGCTTTGAAAGAGAAGCAACCAAAGTCGAACCGAATTTAGGCACTCCTCCTTTTTTTGATCCGATCCGAAAATTCTCTAAAAAAAATTAA
- a CDS encoding ribonuclease D produces MQINSDYIVVDTIRSLQLVLINLSQADSISIDTESSGYYTYFSKVCLIQISAKGKNYIIDPLKLQNLDGLGTLFEDKKILKIFHSAIDDIKALKKDFGFKFVNIADTGFSSRLLDHEQYSLTYLVDYYHKIKLSKKEQKSNWEKRPLEKSQLQYAALDTVYLETIWEKMKEELTKRNLYEEALSEFEKIASEEPGAEGNSISMDKFPEILEYSADERRFIYDTLVFRDDKSRKLNKAPFRVFNNEKVVLLVKSRRDMAKLTEILGKKDAETLFQIYANPSGPPIQKSELFKKPGENLTNEEGERFKRLRIWRETIMSIRRMSHQMMPSNKMIAELAHKNPKTLDELREMNLFSEWKVIHYGPSILAALENIPYESNIKGLIPINKKFE; encoded by the coding sequence ATGCAAATAAATTCCGATTACATAGTCGTAGATACAATTCGAAGCCTACAACTCGTTCTCATTAATTTGAGCCAGGCGGACTCCATATCCATCGATACCGAATCCTCCGGTTATTATACGTATTTTTCCAAGGTCTGTCTGATTCAAATTTCGGCTAAGGGAAAAAATTACATCATCGATCCGTTAAAGCTACAAAACTTAGATGGTCTTGGAACGCTTTTTGAAGATAAAAAAATTCTAAAAATATTCCATTCCGCCATTGACGATATAAAAGCGCTCAAAAAAGACTTCGGTTTTAAGTTCGTAAATATCGCCGATACCGGATTCAGTTCCCGTCTTTTGGATCACGAGCAATATTCCCTAACCTATCTCGTGGATTATTATCATAAAATTAAACTTTCAAAGAAGGAACAGAAGTCTAATTGGGAAAAGCGCCCTCTTGAAAAGAGCCAGCTTCAATACGCGGCTTTGGACACGGTCTATTTAGAAACGATCTGGGAAAAGATGAAGGAAGAACTCACGAAGAGAAACCTCTACGAGGAAGCTCTTTCCGAGTTCGAAAAGATCGCATCGGAAGAACCGGGAGCGGAAGGAAATTCCATTTCGATGGATAAATTTCCCGAGATTTTGGAATACAGCGCGGACGAAAGAAGATTCATCTACGACACTTTGGTTTTTCGGGACGATAAATCCAGAAAGTTGAACAAGGCTCCTTTCCGAGTATTCAATAACGAGAAAGTGGTTCTTCTCGTAAAGTCGAGAAGGGACATGGCAAAGTTAACCGAAATTCTCGGCAAAAAAGACGCGGAGACTTTGTTTCAGATTTACGCGAATCCGAGCGGACCTCCGATTCAAAAGTCCGAACTTTTTAAAAAGCCGGGCGAGAATTTGACGAACGAAGAAGGCGAACGATTCAAACGTCTGCGGATCTGGAGAGAAACGATCATGTCCATACGAAGAATGAGTCATCAGATGATGCCTTCGAACAAAATGATCGCGGAACTCGCGCACAAAAATCCGAAGACCCTCGACGAACTGAGGGAGATGAATCTTTTTTCGGAATGGAAGGTGATTCATTACGGACCTTCGATTCTCGCGGCCTTGGAAAACATACCGTACGAATCGAACATCAAAGGATTGATTCCGATTAATAAAAAATTCGAATAG
- the purF gene encoding amidophosphoribosyltransferase, with the protein MSRIPDKSRVRRQAQDDKPKDECAIFGIFNSPEASNFTYLGLYSMQHRGQESSGIVSSDGEHLYRYAGMGLVANIFTETKLKELQGNSAIGHNRYSTTGASFLRNAQPLRVESHLGAVSLAHNGNLVNSWELRSQLEKEGSIFQTTIDSEVIVHLMARSGESDFLSALSSALKKVRGAYSLVILTKSQLIAVRDPNGFRPLVMGRREDGAIVFASETCAFDITDTKYERDVEPGEMIVVDKNGVNSYYPFPKATPSLCIFEYIYFARPDSNIFGESVYKVRKNLGRFLARELPVEADVVIPVPDSASIAALGYAEESGISYQSGLIRSHYIGRTFIEPDQKIRDFGAKIKYNVVRNVVEGKRVIVVDDSIMRGTTSRKIIKMIRNAGAKEIHLRVSAPPTISPCYYGIDIPTHNELIAATHTIEEIRKYLRVDSIAYLSVESMNRAVLDHKGGGFCNACFTAQYPVEFQSEVGNQKSLFKEYQVEERAVY; encoded by the coding sequence ATGAGTCGAATTCCCGATAAATCCAGAGTAAGAAGACAAGCCCAGGATGACAAACCAAAAGATGAATGTGCGATTTTTGGTATATTTAATTCTCCGGAAGCATCCAATTTCACATATTTAGGTCTTTACTCGATGCAACATCGGGGCCAGGAATCGAGTGGAATCGTTTCCTCCGACGGAGAGCACCTCTACCGCTACGCCGGAATGGGTTTGGTCGCCAATATCTTTACCGAAACCAAGCTCAAAGAACTTCAGGGCAATTCGGCCATCGGCCACAATCGTTACTCTACCACCGGAGCGAGCTTTTTAAGAAACGCCCAACCGCTTCGGGTCGAATCCCATCTCGGAGCCGTTTCCCTGGCCCACAACGGAAATTTGGTCAATTCCTGGGAACTCAGAAGCCAACTCGAAAAAGAGGGAAGCATCTTCCAAACTACGATCGATTCCGAGGTCATCGTTCACTTGATGGCCCGTTCCGGAGAATCCGATTTCCTCTCAGCGCTTTCTTCTGCGCTCAAAAAAGTGAGGGGCGCTTACTCGCTCGTCATTCTTACCAAATCCCAACTGATCGCGGTGCGCGATCCGAACGGATTCCGTCCTTTGGTGATGGGCCGCCGCGAAGACGGTGCGATTGTATTCGCTTCCGAAACCTGCGCTTTCGATATTACGGATACGAAATATGAAAGAGACGTGGAGCCAGGCGAGATGATCGTCGTGGATAAGAACGGAGTGAATTCTTATTACCCGTTTCCGAAAGCGACTCCGAGTCTTTGTATTTTCGAATATATTTATTTTGCAAGACCCGATTCCAATATCTTCGGAGAATCCGTTTACAAGGTTCGCAAGAACTTGGGAAGATTCTTAGCCAGAGAATTACCTGTGGAAGCGGACGTTGTGATTCCCGTTCCCGACTCGGCGAGTATCGCGGCCTTGGGTTACGCGGAAGAATCGGGTATTTCGTATCAATCCGGTTTGATCCGTTCGCATTACATCGGTAGAACGTTTATCGAACCCGATCAGAAGATCCGAGATTTCGGAGCGAAGATCAAATACAACGTGGTTCGCAACGTCGTCGAAGGAAAACGAGTGATCGTGGTCGACGATTCCATCATGAGAGGGACGACGAGCCGAAAGATCATCAAGATGATTCGAAACGCGGGTGCCAAAGAAATCCATCTCCGAGTTTCCGCTCCTCCTACCATTTCCCCTTGCTACTACGGAATCGACATTCCGACCCACAACGAACTGATCGCCGCAACACATACCATCGAAGAGATCCGCAAATATCTGAGAGTGGACAGCATCGCTTATCTTTCCGTGGAATCCATGAACCGCGCGGTTCTGGATCACAAAGGCGGCGGATTCTGCAACGCTTGTTTTACGGCTCAATATCCTGTTGAGTTTCAGAGCGAAGTCGGAAATCAGAAAAGTCTTTTTAAAGAATATCAGGTGGAAGAAAGAGCCGTTTATTGA
- a CDS encoding acyltransferase family protein gives MKTKILDYFFGVFKKDPKEIESLNGLRAFSILIVLFFHLWENNTHRFLENGLVTKATLESILSMRHFMDLFFLLSGLLIYAGLFRVYEKYSTINIREFYLKRILRIYPAYYTVLIITFLFSLVIYNEMKVKTNPNEVELFVLNRAAEAISNPWSDIFLFSNYNPNRMFEFGWSLSLEQHFYIVLPFLCSFLLFKLPFQKRILVLLAIYILPIFFRIYHFYNGPIGGIYYATHTRFDALFVGIIAFEIFNQRYFDKWNGLHAFLLFVGSVVLFFIGVQIRKNELLSHTLSYNVYHVVFILLTFSAMIPSSPVYKFFASIVFRPISRLSYTIYLWHGVLAIRFVRKEMGLDSLSWTGFFSIYVIVCLKIFLVCWILYLIIERPFHNMKIKIDKVHPTGDKI, from the coding sequence ATGAAGACAAAGATTCTAGATTATTTTTTCGGCGTATTTAAAAAAGATCCTAAGGAGATCGAATCGTTAAACGGACTGAGAGCCTTTTCGATCTTAATCGTTCTCTTCTTCCACTTATGGGAAAACAACACGCATCGTTTTTTGGAAAACGGACTCGTTACCAAAGCTACTTTGGAATCGATCCTGAGTATGCGTCACTTTATGGATTTGTTTTTTCTTTTGAGCGGACTTCTGATTTACGCGGGCTTGTTTCGCGTTTATGAAAAGTATTCCACGATCAACATCCGGGAATTTTATCTCAAAAGAATTCTAAGAATTTATCCCGCTTATTATACGGTTTTGATCATCACATTTTTATTCTCGCTCGTAATCTACAACGAGATGAAAGTAAAAACGAATCCGAACGAAGTGGAGTTGTTCGTTTTAAACCGCGCGGCCGAAGCGATCTCGAATCCTTGGTCGGATATTTTTCTTTTTTCCAATTACAATCCGAATCGTATGTTCGAATTCGGCTGGTCTCTTTCCCTCGAACAACATTTTTATATCGTTCTTCCGTTTCTTTGTTCGTTTCTTCTTTTCAAACTTCCGTTTCAAAAAAGAATTTTGGTTTTATTGGCGATCTACATTCTCCCCATATTCTTTCGGATCTATCATTTCTACAACGGACCGATCGGCGGAATTTATTACGCGACACATACTCGTTTCGACGCGCTTTTCGTGGGAATCATAGCATTCGAAATCTTTAATCAAAGATATTTCGATAAATGGAACGGTTTACATGCGTTTCTTCTTTTTGTGGGTTCGGTCGTTTTGTTTTTTATCGGAGTTCAAATCCGTAAGAACGAACTTTTATCCCATACTTTGAGTTATAACGTATATCACGTTGTTTTTATTCTTCTTACCTTTTCGGCGATGATTCCTTCGAGTCCGGTCTATAAATTTTTCGCGTCGATCGTGTTCAGACCGATCTCAAGATTGAGTTACACGATTTATCTATGGCACGGGGTATTAGCGATTCGGTTCGTAAGAAAGGAAATGGGATTGGACAGTCTTTCTTGGACGGGATTCTTTTCGATCTATGTGATCGTATGTTTGAAAATCTTTTTGGTTTGTTGGATTCTATACCTGATCATCGAAAGACCGTTTCACAACATGAAAATCAAGATCGATAAGGTGCATCCGACCGGCGATAAGATTTGA
- a CDS encoding PLP-dependent aminotransferase family protein, which translates to MNILTGTDQNSKYETIAGTLKSMLESGVLRAGDKLPSLRKISLEKKVSISTVLQAYELLENEGYIESKPKSGYVVLARKGTSKIPTMPKKPKLVSSFGIDERISSLIDSLQNPNILPLGTGIPEKEYLPIPSLHKNLKKAILMADSHNYQNSQGYPGLRKQLSLRSSLQGVATHESEIIVTNGCQDALNLCIQVLTKPGDLIAVESPVYFGILQSVQRLGRKLIEIPVNPIHGMSLSHFEEALNRYPIQCVIINPNFQNPTGSLLSNENKKILVDLCAGKNIPIIEDDIYGDLYFTASRPLSLKSFDKKENVYKISSYSKIISPDLRIGWIVPGKKSHELQKEIKLSRLALPSIPQIALSEYLKTSYERNLKPLRRNLSSNLAKIRESVLKHFPESTYISNPQGGLVFWIELPDKIDSLLLQNEAWKHNVSIAPGPIFSGTGNFRNFLRLSGGVRLTSKVEEKIKTLGKLADKLRG; encoded by the coding sequence ATGAACATTTTAACCGGTACAGATCAGAATTCTAAATACGAAACGATCGCGGGAACCTTAAAATCCATGTTGGAATCGGGTGTTTTGCGCGCGGGGGACAAACTTCCTTCCTTAAGAAAGATTTCGTTGGAAAAGAAGGTCAGCATTTCCACCGTCTTACAGGCTTACGAACTTTTGGAAAACGAAGGTTATATAGAATCGAAACCCAAGTCGGGTTACGTGGTTCTCGCACGAAAGGGAACTTCCAAGATTCCGACCATGCCCAAAAAACCGAAACTTGTTTCGTCCTTCGGAATCGACGAACGGATTTCATCGCTCATCGATTCATTACAAAATCCTAATATCCTTCCTTTGGGAACCGGAATCCCCGAAAAGGAATATCTTCCGATTCCGTCGCTTCATAAAAATCTGAAGAAGGCGATTCTTATGGCGGATAGTCATAACTATCAAAATTCTCAGGGATATCCCGGCTTGAGAAAACAGTTGTCTCTTCGTTCTTCTTTACAAGGAGTCGCCACTCACGAATCCGAAATCATCGTGACCAACGGATGTCAGGACGCGCTCAATCTTTGTATTCAAGTTCTCACAAAACCGGGCGACTTGATCGCGGTGGAATCTCCGGTTTATTTCGGCATTTTACAAAGCGTCCAAAGACTAGGAAGAAAGCTGATCGAAATTCCGGTCAATCCGATTCACGGAATGAGTCTTTCCCATTTCGAAGAAGCTCTCAATCGTTATCCGATCCAATGTGTGATTATTAATCCGAACTTTCAAAATCCGACAGGCAGTCTTCTTTCCAACGAAAACAAAAAGATCCTGGTCGATCTTTGTGCGGGTAAGAATATTCCGATCATCGAAGACGATATTTACGGCGATCTATACTTCACCGCTTCAAGACCCCTTTCGTTGAAGTCCTTTGATAAAAAAGAAAACGTTTATAAGATCTCTTCTTATTCCAAAATCATTTCGCCCGATCTGAGAATCGGTTGGATCGTTCCCGGAAAAAAAAGTCACGAGCTTCAGAAAGAAATCAAACTCTCAAGACTTGCGCTTCCGAGCATCCCGCAAATCGCGTTGAGCGAATACTTAAAGACTTCTTACGAAAGAAATTTAAAACCTCTGAGAAGAAATCTTTCCTCCAATCTCGCAAAGATTCGGGAATCCGTTTTGAAACATTTTCCGGAATCGACTTACATCTCCAATCCGCAAGGCGGTCTCGTATTTTGGATCGAACTCCCGGATAAGATCGACAGCCTTCTTTTGCAAAACGAAGCGTGGAAACACAACGTGTCGATCGCGCCCGGTCCGATCTTTTCGGGAACGGGAAATTTTAGAAACTTCCTAAGACTGAGCGGCGGGGTTCGATTGACTTCCAAGGTCGAAGAAAAAATCAAAACGTTAGGAAAGTTGGCGGACAAACTCCGGGGCTGA
- a CDS encoding PhzF family phenazine biosynthesis protein encodes MKLRILQIDAFAEKVFQGNPAAVCPLQEWIPDELMQKIALENNLSETVFFVREGDSYRIRWFTPLREVDLCGHATLATAYHLFFQEGLAGDRIRFQSASGELNVFKKENILYLDFPSRKADKTEVPKSVLNSFSISPLEVLKSRDYVLVYENEAQLRNVTCSVEGLRDIDALGVILTCPGNGEFDFFSRFFSASIGLAEDPVTGSSHCTLIPFWSERLGKKNLKAFQASSRGGKLFCEDLGDRVRIGGVCVPYLEGWIEV; translated from the coding sequence ATGAAACTGAGAATTCTCCAAATCGACGCTTTTGCGGAAAAAGTCTTTCAGGGAAACCCCGCCGCGGTATGTCCGTTGCAGGAATGGATTCCGGACGAACTGATGCAGAAGATCGCCTTGGAAAACAATCTGAGCGAAACCGTATTTTTCGTCCGAGAAGGAGATTCGTATCGGATTCGTTGGTTTACTCCCTTGCGCGAGGTCGATCTTTGCGGTCATGCGACCTTGGCGACCGCGTATCATTTGTTTTTTCAGGAAGGATTGGCCGGTGATCGAATCCGTTTTCAATCGGCTTCGGGTGAATTGAACGTATTCAAAAAGGAGAATATTCTTTATCTGGACTTTCCTTCTCGAAAAGCGGACAAGACCGAAGTTCCGAAATCGGTATTAAATTCGTTTTCGATTTCTCCCTTGGAAGTTTTGAAGTCCAGGGATTACGTTCTCGTCTACGAAAACGAAGCTCAACTTAGAAACGTAACCTGCTCGGTCGAAGGTTTGCGCGATATCGACGCGTTAGGCGTCATTCTTACTTGTCCGGGCAACGGAGAATTCGATTTCTTTTCCCGATTCTTTTCCGCGAGCATCGGTTTGGCGGAAGATCCGGTAACGGGTTCCTCTCATTGTACGTTGATTCCTTTTTGGTCCGAGCGTTTAGGCAAAAAAAATCTCAAAGCGTTCCAAGCGTCGAGTCGAGGCGGAAAACTTTTTTGCGAAGATCTGGGAGATCGAGTTCGCATCGGAGGAGTTTGTGTTCCTTACTTGGAAGGATGGATCGAAGTATGA